The DNA region AGGGCCAGGCTCCCGCGCCGAGAAGATGTAGAGGACGATGCCGTTGGGGTCTTGAATGGCAAAGCCGCGATCGCCCCAAGGATGGTCCTCAAGGGGCATGATGGCGGTCAGTCCTGAGGCCAGCAGTGATTGATATTCAGCATCAACATCCGCTACCTGGAGGTTATAGGTTAGCCCAGCGGGGTTACACAGGGGTTGCTCGGCTTGAGGGGCCATGAATTGCAGAGAGGCGGTCTCCTTACCGAACTCCAGGTTCAGATACCAGCCACAGTCAAAGGTGACCTTGGCGCCGAAGTGCTTGATATAGAAATCGCGGGACTCTGCTACCTTGTCGGTGGTGATGCAGGGAGATAAGCTGACCTTTACACATACTTGAGTCCATTCCTTTCTCACGAAGTATCCTCCGGCGGCGGCCGCAAATACCCCGGCGGATACTCATCGCGCCAGCTCGCCCGCTCCTCCGGGCGATAGATGAGATACATCTCGATCGCCACGTCCAGCTTCTGCAAGCCCTGCCACAGCACCTCCGTCCCCGGGTGGCCATCGGCCTTACGGCCCTGGAAGCCGCCCTTGATGGCGATCCAGCGGGTCGCCTCTTGCAGGGTGGGTGGCTGCTCGGGCAGA from Chromatiaceae bacterium includes:
- a CDS encoding VOC family protein, which translates into the protein MRKEWTQVCVKVSLSPCITTDKVAESRDFYIKHFGAKVTFDCGWYLNLEFGKETASLQFMAPQAEQPLCNPAGLTYNLQVADVDAEYQSLLASGLTAIMPLEDHPWGDRGFAIQDPNGIVLYIFSAREPGPEFKQYYQP